In Calothrix sp. PCC 7507, one DNA window encodes the following:
- the pssD gene encoding PssD/Cps14F family polysaccharide biosynthesis glycosyltransferase, protein MKLMLVCTSGGHFATMKSLKSFWSLHDRVWVSDRKKDTASLEQGEKVHWLPYQAPRDILALLLNIPETFRILVREKPDVVISTGASLAINFAFIGKLLGIKFVFIESISRSQELSVSGKLVYLIADEFYVQWPELCEKYDKVVFRGYVS, encoded by the coding sequence ATGAAATTAATGTTGGTATGCACCTCTGGGGGGCATTTTGCAACCATGAAAAGTCTGAAGTCTTTCTGGTCGCTACATGATAGAGTTTGGGTGAGCGATCGCAAGAAAGATACAGCAAGTCTTGAACAAGGCGAAAAAGTGCATTGGTTGCCTTATCAAGCACCAAGAGATATATTAGCTCTCTTGCTAAATATTCCCGAAACTTTCAGAATTCTGGTGCGTGAAAAACCAGACGTTGTTATTTCCACAGGAGCAAGTTTAGCGATAAACTTTGCATTTATAGGGAAACTTTTGGGCATCAAATTCGTCTTCATTGAAAGTATTTCTCGCAGTCAAGAATTAAGTGTTTCCGGAAAATTAGTTTACTTAATAGCTGACGAGTTTTACGTTCAATGGCCTGAACTTTGCGAGAAATATGACAAAGTCGTTTTCAGAGGTTATGTTTCATGA
- a CDS encoding glycosyltransferase, which produces MILMTLGTISFPFDRAILWLKILLDRGVITEPVFLQYGASDISALAEHPLVTVESTVTLEKLIKLADNSRLVISHAGQGSTRMLASRKVPFVLIPRLKLYGEHVDDHQRWFAEAVAPRGIQNFVDLDELEKAILQPPPRFQGQLFSNPKLTDYLMRQYPPEESVSLMS; this is translated from the coding sequence ATGATTTTGATGACCTTAGGAACGATATCATTTCCCTTTGATCGTGCTATTCTTTGGTTGAAAATTCTGTTGGATCGGGGCGTAATTACCGAACCTGTTTTTTTGCAGTATGGCGCTAGTGATATTTCAGCTTTAGCAGAACATCCTTTAGTAACGGTAGAATCAACAGTAACTTTAGAGAAATTAATTAAGTTAGCAGATAATTCGCGCCTAGTGATTTCTCATGCCGGACAAGGTTCTACAAGAATGTTGGCAAGTAGAAAAGTTCCTTTTGTTCTCATCCCCAGGCTGAAACTTTATGGAGAACATGTAGACGATCATCAGCGGTGGTTTGCTGAAGCCGTTGCCCCACGAGGCATCCAAAACTTTGTTGATTTAGATGAATTAGAAAAAGCTATTTTACAGCCACCTCCTCGATTTCAAGGACAACTTTTTAGTAATCCCAAACTCACAGATTACCTCATGAGGCAATATCCTCCAGAAGAATCTGTTTCTTTAATGTCATAA
- a CDS encoding tyrosine-protein kinase domain-containing protein: protein MKVSTIIKNHWLPLLGLNGTILGCSVVIAGLSPRTWTANSQFILPDTTTNLDANLGTLGQIKDQGIAFTNELSPLQVQTSIITSNDVLRPLWSTDPEKDKYPVLESYKKLFKVKAVDQSTTIQVEVQGSLAELAKQRSERLIKSYQRRVNELRQGTSAARQQFSQVQLEDAERKLRVAKNKLAQFKKSTGLVSSEDQTKNLVEAIKSTRMEKTQTSAQAQAAKIRSDVLSKRIGMTSPQAISSLRLSQNKEYQALRQKLSEIDTAIAVAQGDFTGNHPTVKSLQDKRDQLVTALYQRRVELVPNATGVDTSFGGNSFKDTTMDLIAELIQADAESKALQQQALQLQNEVDNLQSQLSKFSTKQAELSDLQRRYDIAEGVYKGIVAQLEQSKITAFNAYPNVQVLDQPRVNPKPISPKLSLIALGAILSSILGSAALISFLESRNPLLKPKDLRGIELPILARIPTCKSSTLGLSLESGTDIWFQRLASTISLMPLANRRLMVSSSTPGEGKTTVTLGLAAALSFLGFRVLIVDGDFHQAKLSHYFGYVLPKETVVLPTPVQINYRWDLLPAMQISNGRAVEFVARGGFERHLDAIQKAGKYDYVIVDSAPVGCTSEAALMASAIANVLLVIQLGVSDRHMVQESMEQLIRHHARIIGLVMNGDEKRAEGYVYKHDGKQVNS, encoded by the coding sequence TTGAAGGTATCGACAATCATCAAAAATCACTGGCTACCTCTTCTGGGTTTAAATGGCACAATTCTTGGCTGTTCGGTAGTTATTGCTGGCTTATCACCAAGAACTTGGACAGCTAATTCTCAATTTATTTTGCCGGATACCACAACAAATTTAGATGCTAATTTGGGAACATTAGGACAAATTAAAGACCAAGGCATCGCATTTACCAACGAACTCAGCCCGTTGCAAGTTCAGACTTCTATTATCACTAGCAATGACGTACTTCGACCGCTTTGGTCAACTGATCCAGAAAAAGATAAGTATCCTGTACTTGAGAGTTATAAGAAGTTATTTAAAGTCAAAGCGGTAGATCAATCTACAACAATTCAAGTAGAGGTTCAAGGTTCTTTAGCAGAACTTGCAAAACAAAGATCAGAAAGACTGATCAAGAGTTATCAACGTCGTGTGAATGAACTGCGCCAGGGAACATCAGCCGCCAGACAGCAATTTAGCCAAGTGCAGTTGGAAGATGCTGAACGCAAACTGCGGGTAGCCAAGAATAAATTGGCACAGTTTAAGAAGTCTACAGGGTTGGTGAGTAGCGAGGATCAGACTAAGAATTTAGTTGAAGCGATTAAGTCTACGAGAATGGAAAAAACGCAGACATCAGCACAAGCACAAGCCGCGAAAATACGTAGTGATGTCTTATCCAAACGTATTGGAATGACTTCACCCCAAGCAATTAGTTCTTTACGGTTGAGTCAAAACAAGGAGTATCAAGCACTACGACAAAAGTTATCCGAAATAGATACAGCGATCGCAGTTGCTCAAGGAGACTTCACGGGGAATCATCCCACTGTAAAATCATTACAAGACAAACGCGATCAACTCGTGACTGCACTTTATCAACGACGAGTTGAACTAGTGCCAAATGCTACAGGAGTTGATACTAGCTTTGGTGGTAACAGCTTCAAAGATACCACTATGGACTTAATCGCCGAATTAATTCAGGCTGACGCTGAAAGTAAAGCCCTCCAACAGCAAGCGCTGCAACTTCAAAACGAGGTAGATAATCTGCAATCGCAATTAAGTAAGTTTTCTACCAAACAGGCTGAATTATCTGACCTACAACGCAGGTATGATATCGCTGAAGGGGTTTATAAAGGGATTGTTGCCCAATTAGAGCAATCCAAGATTACCGCTTTTAATGCTTATCCCAATGTGCAAGTTCTGGATCAACCGCGAGTCAATCCCAAACCCATAAGTCCTAAACTCTCGTTGATTGCTCTTGGTGCCATATTGTCGTCAATTTTGGGTAGTGCGGCGTTGATTTCATTCTTAGAGTCTCGCAATCCCTTACTCAAACCTAAAGACTTGCGAGGGATTGAATTACCGATACTGGCGCGGATTCCCACTTGCAAATCTTCTACTCTCGGTTTGTCGCTGGAATCGGGTACAGATATCTGGTTTCAACGGCTAGCTTCTACTATTAGCTTAATGCCATTAGCAAACCGTCGCCTGATGGTTAGTAGTTCCACGCCAGGAGAGGGTAAGACAACAGTCACACTAGGATTAGCAGCGGCGTTATCTTTTTTGGGCTTTAGGGTGCTGATTGTGGATGGTGATTTCCATCAAGCTAAGTTGAGTCATTATTTTGGCTATGTTCTACCGAAAGAAACAGTAGTTTTACCGACACCAGTGCAGATTAACTACAGGTGGGATTTGTTACCAGCAATGCAGATATCTAACGGTAGAGCCGTAGAGTTTGTCGCCCGTGGGGGGTTTGAGAGGCATCTAGATGCGATTCAAAAAGCAGGTAAATACGATTATGTGATTGTTGATAGCGCGCCTGTTGGTTGCACTAGTGAAGCGGCTTTGATGGCTTCTGCGATCGCTAACGTCTTGTTAGTGATTCAGTTGGGAGTGAGCGATCGCCATATGGTACAGGAAAGTATGGAACAATTGATCCGCCATCACGCCCGAATTATTGGTTTAGTGATGAATGGTGACGAAAAACGGGCTGAGGGGTATGTCTACAAGCATGATGGTAAACAGGTTAATTCATGA
- a CDS encoding O-antigen polymerase produces the protein MRQQIFAPTPNNQDSHVLFQGIWLRWQALTHAERVVCMGIILIPIWWVIGWGVVLFLWVTTITIYEFSVYQRVRLSKPSIEVIAIALFAFNSAIAYILNSPEVVPRALLNPFLTWGCGGLLLWYIQSNQIRLRLQVVAWAFSLIICMMLIWWVFFHFVLSEPNFIPPRTLYAVIFDKGAYNPSKLGSVGNFLVPYMMSDNGFGGLRRYTFFLPHPTTTSFVIGFAGLIALDIKNRYWSLPIVAGCTFLMIICQARNSWVALPIVLIIRWLFIAGKTKGLTFILVLSTILSFTTLCVPTMTDWIIETRTNTVEATSNFRKDSTEIRNLIYQRTWENVIEEPSLIGHGINGTSVQPGYEFAALGTESFILGTLLYKSGFLGTGLFLTYFVFFLASLYKTRSNKPACCFLVLLYLGLTSPVTEFDAPVIFIPLISTMLYQKQF, from the coding sequence ATGAGACAGCAGATTTTTGCACCTACGCCCAACAATCAAGATAGTCATGTCTTGTTTCAAGGAATTTGGTTGCGATGGCAAGCCTTAACACACGCAGAGAGAGTTGTCTGTATGGGAATTATTTTGATTCCCATCTGGTGGGTGATTGGCTGGGGTGTCGTCCTCTTCCTTTGGGTAACGACTATCACGATTTATGAATTCTCTGTTTATCAACGGGTGCGGCTATCAAAACCGAGTATAGAAGTCATAGCGATCGCACTTTTTGCATTTAATAGTGCGATCGCCTATATACTCAACTCTCCAGAAGTAGTTCCTAGAGCCTTACTCAATCCATTTTTAACCTGGGGTTGTGGTGGACTTTTACTTTGGTATATTCAAAGTAATCAAATTCGTCTGCGTCTACAAGTAGTTGCTTGGGCTTTTTCTCTCATCATCTGTATGATGCTGATTTGGTGGGTATTTTTTCACTTTGTGCTATCAGAGCCAAACTTTATTCCACCCCGCACTCTCTATGCTGTAATTTTTGATAAAGGCGCATATAATCCCAGTAAATTGGGTAGTGTCGGCAATTTTTTAGTTCCCTACATGATGAGCGATAACGGTTTTGGAGGACTCCGCCGTTACACTTTCTTTTTACCTCATCCCACAACTACCTCTTTCGTCATTGGTTTCGCTGGACTCATAGCACTTGATATTAAAAACCGTTATTGGTCATTACCAATAGTTGCAGGTTGCACGTTTTTAATGATTATTTGTCAAGCTCGGAATTCCTGGGTAGCCTTGCCAATTGTATTAATTATCCGTTGGCTATTTATCGCCGGCAAAACCAAAGGATTAACATTCATCTTGGTATTATCAACAATCCTCAGCTTTACAACTCTCTGCGTACCGACAATGACAGATTGGATTATTGAAACCCGTACAAATACAGTTGAAGCTACCAGCAACTTTCGCAAAGATTCAACAGAGATTCGGAATTTAATCTATCAGCGGACGTGGGAAAATGTCATAGAAGAGCCTTCCTTAATTGGACATGGCATAAATGGTACTTCTGTCCAACCTGGATATGAATTTGCCGCACTTGGCACTGAGAGTTTTATTTTAGGAACATTGTTGTATAAATCAGGTTTTTTAGGTACAGGATTGTTTCTCACATATTTTGTATTTTTCCTAGCCAGCCTCTACAAAACGCGCTCAAATAAACCAGCTTGTTGTTTTCTAGTTTTGCTATACCTGGGCTTAACTTCTCCAGTCACAGAATTTGATGCCCCTGTAATATTCATTCCTTTAATATCTACCATGTTGTACCAAAAACAATTCTAA
- a CDS encoding glycosyltransferase family 4 protein, translating to MRKLLILPGNCDTLGGALVSLSMLIAGVQKLRMQEHLCVLVQADSAMEKYLQKSGQDFCLQPIHAPSQTELFQRALQWVNQQPKNYPLLLDSCAYNYLLPTLLTKAPKLRLSGRPIYYFCHDLVASNHFLGYLARKFIFFCLSPRSICNSYFTARHVRDLMPNIQGVLYQSVDKERFNESPLLTPPKELQAILQYGFRIMLTPSRLNTIYNSKNGDKNLRALIPVLAKLKVMGYNYHGVVIGEDKSPNQINSSFLLKLAEEYGVSDRFTILPPTLAIEDYYKCADVVVTLAPQEAFGRVVVEAIACGVPVIGSRTGGIGEILNHFAPAWTVDSEDIQAAATAIIKVANDPNTSKLLEQGKNWVQSECNITNYAQRMLEITGISVSAIKPTASIT from the coding sequence ATGCGTAAACTACTAATTTTACCCGGCAATTGTGACACATTAGGAGGTGCATTAGTTTCATTATCAATGTTGATTGCAGGAGTACAAAAACTACGAATGCAAGAGCATCTTTGTGTTTTAGTCCAAGCTGATTCCGCAATGGAGAAGTATTTACAAAAATCAGGTCAAGACTTTTGTCTCCAACCAATTCACGCCCCCAGTCAAACAGAGCTTTTCCAGCGAGCATTGCAGTGGGTAAACCAACAACCAAAAAACTATCCTTTACTATTAGATAGCTGTGCCTACAACTACTTATTACCGACTTTATTAACGAAAGCGCCGAAGCTGCGTTTGAGTGGTCGTCCCATCTATTACTTTTGTCATGATCTAGTAGCCTCAAACCACTTTTTAGGCTATCTAGCCAGGAAATTTATCTTTTTTTGTTTGTCTCCCCGCTCAATCTGCAATTCCTATTTTACTGCCCGTCATGTGCGAGATTTGATGCCTAATATTCAAGGCGTGCTTTATCAATCAGTTGACAAAGAGCGGTTTAATGAATCTCCCTTATTGACTCCACCAAAAGAGTTACAAGCAATTCTTCAATATGGATTTCGGATCATGTTAACCCCGTCCCGATTGAACACAATTTATAACAGTAAAAATGGAGATAAAAACTTGCGAGCATTAATTCCTGTGCTTGCAAAATTGAAAGTAATGGGCTATAATTATCATGGAGTTGTGATTGGAGAAGATAAATCTCCCAATCAAATCAACAGTAGTTTTTTACTAAAACTTGCAGAAGAATATGGAGTTAGCGATCGCTTTACAATTTTGCCTCCAACCCTAGCGATCGAAGACTACTATAAATGTGCAGATGTAGTGGTGACACTAGCGCCCCAAGAAGCTTTTGGGCGGGTTGTCGTAGAAGCGATCGCCTGTGGCGTGCCAGTAATTGGTAGCCGCACCGGGGGAATTGGTGAAATACTCAATCACTTTGCACCTGCATGGACAGTAGATTCAGAAGATATTCAAGCAGCCGCTACAGCAATTATCAAAGTTGCTAACGATCCCAACACATCAAAACTACTTGAACAGGGAAAAAATTGGGTGCAGTCAGAGTGCAACATCACCAACTACGCACAAAGAATGCTCGAAATCACAGGGATATCTGTATCTGCAATCAAACCCACAGCCTCAATCACATAG
- a CDS encoding glycosyltransferase family 4 protein, translating to MWNLAHNTKAEILVISRVFFPDTGGIQEYAYNRCLQDPDQIIVLTSACAGDQSFDCEQPFPIYRWPMSAMTHLGALGSFLKQILNILWSVVLAIRLHQRYRYRYIEWCHGYDFLSLLLLSYLLPVQCVIYLHGDDVLCPLKNPVFRWLFEWTLRRTTTIVCNSNFTRNYLIDNFQVDTPIRVIHPTVRPEKFGQHSLEQVNHLRAQIRQQHQIPEQAIAILSVGRLVKRKGFDRVIENLPNLIAEGIDVYYIICGQGAMASELRLLAEKLGVTSRIIFAGYVPDEELTGYYAACDIFSLLTFFDSKQKSIEGFGIVYLEAGYFAKPVIASRVGGVEDAVLHENNGLLVNPNSTVETFAMLRQLCRDRKLRERLGSQGKELATRITPHRTLYIT from the coding sequence ATGTGGAACCTTGCACACAACACAAAAGCCGAAATTCTAGTCATCTCCCGCGTCTTTTTTCCTGATACAGGTGGTATCCAAGAATATGCGTACAATCGCTGCTTGCAAGACCCAGATCAGATCATCGTCCTCACCAGCGCCTGTGCAGGTGACCAGTCTTTTGATTGCGAACAACCGTTTCCCATCTATCGCTGGCCGATGTCTGCAATGACACACCTGGGTGCATTAGGGAGTTTTCTCAAACAAATACTGAATATTTTATGGTCAGTGGTGCTTGCAATCAGACTGCATCAACGCTACCGTTATCGCTATATTGAATGGTGTCACGGCTACGACTTTTTATCTCTGCTCTTGTTAAGCTATTTGCTACCCGTGCAGTGTGTCATCTACCTCCACGGCGATGATGTCCTTTGTCCGCTGAAAAACCCAGTTTTTCGCTGGCTATTTGAGTGGACGCTACGACGCACCACAACCATTGTCTGCAATAGCAACTTCACTCGCAATTACCTCATAGACAACTTTCAGGTTGATACCCCCATACGAGTCATTCACCCAACCGTCAGACCGGAAAAATTTGGTCAACATAGCCTAGAACAAGTAAATCACTTGCGTGCCCAGATCCGCCAGCAGCATCAAATTCCGGAACAGGCGATCGCTATCTTATCAGTAGGAAGACTAGTTAAACGTAAAGGCTTCGACCGAGTAATTGAGAACTTACCAAATTTAATAGCTGAAGGTATTGATGTCTACTATATTATTTGCGGTCAGGGTGCGATGGCATCTGAACTCAGGTTATTAGCTGAAAAATTGGGCGTAACCTCACGAATTATTTTCGCTGGATATGTACCTGATGAAGAATTAACAGGCTATTACGCAGCATGTGACATATTTTCTCTGCTCACCTTCTTTGATAGTAAACAAAAAAGCATTGAAGGGTTTGGAATTGTTTATTTAGAAGCAGGTTACTTTGCTAAACCCGTGATTGCTTCACGAGTAGGAGGTGTAGAAGATGCTGTCTTACACGAAAATAACGGTTTATTAGTAAATCCAAACTCAACTGTAGAAACTTTCGCAATGCTACGTCAGTTGTGTAGAGATAGAAAACTACGTGAACGCCTCGGTTCACAAGGAAAAGAACTAGCAACCCGTATCACTCCCCATCGGACACTCTACATCACCTAA
- a CDS encoding glycosyltransferase, with product MKSFQHFIITRFNVRVDYSKSRAGINPDWLSHRFKLFDQFCYSSVRGQSNQNFKWLVFFDSETPEYFKSKIKKYAEWQNFIPLYIDCEFTSQINHQAVLNYLKSNTEYLITTRLDNDDAVSKDFVQLIQNSFTEQEFEFINFTSGYVWNHGKLYSFDYPNNPFVSLIEKVNQTNIDGFKTIACGQHTELYLMGQIKQIKTKPTWLQVIHEQNVSNRIRGIREPIKKLGDDFFISSECIPKQEPLVPYLLDKSFSLMKAPIDSLVLALPKDTRARLRKVWQMINGRNF from the coding sequence ATGAAAAGCTTTCAACACTTTATTATCACTCGCTTCAACGTCAGAGTAGACTACAGTAAATCGCGAGCCGGAATTAACCCAGATTGGTTGAGTCATCGCTTCAAATTATTTGACCAATTTTGCTACTCTTCTGTCAGAGGACAATCAAATCAAAACTTTAAATGGCTAGTTTTTTTTGATAGTGAAACACCAGAATATTTTAAAAGTAAAATTAAAAAATACGCAGAATGGCAAAACTTCATCCCTTTATATATAGATTGTGAATTTACTAGTCAAATTAATCATCAAGCTGTATTAAATTACTTAAAAAGCAATACTGAATATTTAATCACGACTAGATTAGATAATGATGATGCAGTCTCTAAAGACTTTGTACAATTAATTCAAAACAGCTTCACAGAACAAGAATTTGAGTTTATAAACTTTACTTCCGGCTATGTTTGGAATCATGGCAAGCTTTACTCATTTGATTATCCAAATAACCCTTTCGTCAGTTTAATTGAAAAGGTTAATCAAACAAATATTGATGGATTTAAAACAATCGCCTGTGGACAACATACCGAATTATACTTAATGGGACAAATTAAACAGATAAAAACAAAGCCAACCTGGTTACAGGTAATCCATGAGCAAAATGTATCGAACAGAATACGAGGAATCAGAGAGCCAATAAAAAAATTAGGTGATGATTTCTTCATTAGCAGCGAATGTATTCCCAAACAAGAACCGTTAGTGCCTTATTTACTTGATAAAAGTTTTAGTCTCATGAAGGCTCCTATAGACTCTCTTGTTCTCGCACTACCTAAAGATACTAGAGCTAGGCTCAGAAAAGTTTGGCAGATGATCAATGGCAGAAATTTTTGA
- a CDS encoding bifunctional 2-polyprenyl-6-hydroxyphenol methylase/3-demethylubiquinol 3-O-methyltransferase UbiG translates to MRKIESTTHSNVMIIKVIRKCVQLFKYWDIEGYQAEKYWSDRHSQYQFNLQGVGNAALTHEDNEQMYLKAKEVFLSVCHEMKIDFTKIRMLDIGCGTGFYAKIFRENGGKNYLGVDITDVLFDQLEKDLSGFKFHKLDVSRETLNHRFDLIIMIDVTQHITNNEKFSFAMQNIRSSLSENGIFIVTSWLNENARQRFYEVSRSLQAYQAEFPDCTFSQPIPFRDKFIFAIQNKK, encoded by the coding sequence ATGAGAAAAATAGAATCAACAACTCACTCTAATGTAATGATAATCAAAGTAATTCGTAAATGTGTACAGCTATTTAAATACTGGGATATCGAAGGATATCAAGCAGAAAAATACTGGAGTGATAGACATTCACAATATCAATTTAACTTGCAGGGAGTAGGAAATGCAGCATTAACCCATGAAGATAATGAGCAAATGTATCTCAAAGCAAAAGAGGTTTTTCTCTCAGTTTGTCATGAGATGAAAATTGACTTCACAAAAATTAGGATGCTAGACATAGGTTGTGGTACTGGATTTTATGCCAAAATTTTCAGAGAAAATGGAGGTAAAAACTATTTAGGAGTTGATATAACAGATGTTTTATTTGATCAACTTGAAAAAGATTTATCTGGATTTAAATTTCATAAATTAGATGTTTCTAGGGAAACTTTAAATCATCGCTTTGATTTAATTATCATGATTGATGTTACACAACACATCACGAATAATGAAAAATTTTCCTTCGCCATGCAAAATATTAGGTCTTCGCTCAGTGAAAACGGGATTTTTATTGTCACTTCATGGCTAAATGAAAATGCCCGACAACGCTTCTATGAAGTCTCTCGTTCTCTGCAAGCATATCAAGCAGAGTTTCCTGATTGTACTTTTAGTCAGCCGATTCCTTTTAGAGACAAGTTTATCTTTGCAATTCAAAATAAAAAGTGA
- a CDS encoding oligosaccharide flippase family protein, translating to MAKASLWTTVSFAIGKVAQLMAQVILARLLSPEDFGIWAMVLVLSNFSLLFRDTTIAQVLVQRGLDDIKLVNTVYSMGVNISIFLFGIQLLAGLPLSYFFNKPILFPLTALSAVVFLIGAGAGSHTAVLQRKMKIKELAMCDLLANFSRVLTLVISSISGWGFWSFAIGEIVMAVVDSLLKRYLSKHKFKYYFKLEKSKINEVKEFIFGVLGSRIALQLNITGDNFIIGKFLGTQALGYYSVAYQLATTPAVAFSQINNRVIFSTISQVDEQRKLTMIQRLIEYYASTAALIYGLAFTLAPSIIPFIYGDNWQQSITIFQIILVYAYTGGLMSILGAYLLSINKSLEIARIDWFIVPFSLTAYFIGVKTGGIQGVAIAVMCVMGFAALIWYVIAASRVSGAGIKDFLKPAFIPSFSMFIALVLSQFTPYLQNADFYLKAITIIVTYISMLVLLSKGNLPFSLMKFIFYKS from the coding sequence ATGGCAAAAGCCAGCCTGTGGACAACTGTGAGTTTTGCTATTGGTAAAGTTGCTCAGTTAATGGCTCAAGTCATTTTAGCTCGCTTATTATCACCTGAAGACTTTGGCATTTGGGCAATGGTGCTTGTATTATCCAATTTCTCACTGCTTTTTAGAGACACTACTATTGCTCAAGTACTAGTACAAAGAGGTTTAGATGATATCAAGCTAGTTAACACTGTCTATAGTATGGGAGTGAATATCTCTATATTTTTGTTCGGCATTCAGTTGTTAGCAGGACTACCGCTATCTTACTTTTTTAACAAGCCTATTTTATTTCCTTTAACAGCGCTATCAGCCGTTGTCTTTCTCATTGGCGCGGGTGCCGGTTCTCATACTGCAGTACTGCAACGCAAAATGAAAATTAAAGAGTTAGCTATGTGCGATTTACTTGCTAATTTTTCACGAGTGTTGACCTTAGTTATTAGCTCAATTTCTGGATGGGGATTTTGGTCGTTTGCAATTGGAGAAATTGTAATGGCTGTAGTTGATTCTTTATTGAAACGCTATTTAAGCAAGCATAAATTTAAATACTATTTCAAGTTAGAAAAATCCAAAATTAATGAAGTCAAAGAGTTTATTTTTGGTGTTCTTGGGAGTAGGATCGCTTTGCAACTTAATATTACCGGAGATAATTTCATTATTGGGAAGTTTTTAGGAACTCAAGCACTTGGCTATTATAGTGTTGCTTATCAATTAGCAACAACGCCAGCAGTGGCATTTTCTCAAATTAATAATCGGGTGATTTTCTCTACAATTTCACAAGTGGATGAGCAGCGTAAACTAACTATGATTCAAAGACTTATAGAATATTATGCTAGTACTGCTGCGTTAATATATGGTTTAGCATTTACTTTAGCTCCTAGCATAATTCCATTCATTTATGGAGATAATTGGCAGCAATCCATCACTATCTTTCAAATCATACTTGTCTATGCTTATACAGGAGGATTAATGTCAATTCTTGGTGCTTATCTTTTGTCAATTAATAAGTCTCTAGAAATCGCACGTATCGACTGGTTTATTGTGCCTTTTTCTCTAACTGCTTATTTTATTGGTGTAAAAACAGGTGGTATACAAGGTGTGGCGATCGCTGTTATGTGTGTGATGGGTTTTGCTGCTTTAATATGGTATGTAATAGCAGCATCACGTGTTAGTGGAGCCGGCATCAAAGATTTTCTAAAACCAGCATTTATCCCTTCATTTTCTATGTTTATAGCCCTGGTTTTATCACAGTTTACACCTTATCTCCAAAATGCAGATTTTTATCTAAAAGCAATCACAATAATTGTTACTTATATATCAATGCTGGTTTTACTATCTAAAGGGAATTTACCTTTTAGTTTAATGAAATTTATCTTTTATAAAAGTTAG